TCTCCCTGGCCTATTTGCGCGGCAAACGCCGGGGCCTGGGGCGCTGCCTGACGCAGTCCCGCCGCTCGTTCTTCCGGGAACGCCTCGCCACGCTGGAACTGGGTCTGGAGAACCGGCTCGAACACAAGGTAGGCCTGCTCTCGGGAGGCCAGCGACAGGCGCTGTCACTTCTCATGGCCGGGTTCACCAACCCCAAGGTCATGCTTCTCGACGAGCACACGGCCGCGCTCGACCCCGAGCGCAGCGACCTGGTGACTAATTTGACGCATTCGATCGTGGAGGAAGGCGGAATGACAACGCTGATGGTCACCCACAACATGGAGCAGGCTATCCGCGTGGGCAACCGCCTGATCATGATGCACGAGGGTGACATCGTCTGGGAGGCGTCGGGTACGGAGAAACAGAAACTCACCGTGCGCGACCTCATCGCCCAATTCGCGGCGGTCAAGGGCGCCACCCTATCCGATAAGGCATTTTTGGGATGATGAACTCTAAGCCACACTCACGGAATTGGCCTAGCCGCCGGTGGCCCGGCTCTCGAAGCAAGAAGACGCTGCGTTAACCGGAAGACCTCAGCGTGTTTTTGCTGGGAAGATCCTTCCTTAAATGCTCTGACGTCTTCCTGACAGCGGCTAGCCATCGAACGGAATTCCCCTCTATGCGAAAACCCCGGATGCCAAAGAAACGCATCGAAGGCACGTACCCCATCGACACGGGAACCGCCAGCATCATCGAGGATCCGCTGCGAGACGGCGGGTTCACCCTCGAGGTCAACGACGTCCCCTCTTCGTATATCGTCCTCGGCGCCCCCGAAGTGCTCACGTACGACTACATGGAGTGGATAGCAGATGTCGTGGCCGAAGCTGGTGACGGCAGCTCCTTCACCAGCACCCACCTGGGCGCGGCGGCGTGCGTGCTGCCGTCCTATTTCCACCAGCGCTGGGGCGGCGAGCACACCGCGGTGGAGGTCGACGGAGCGCTAGCGGACCTCGTGCGCTGGGCATTCGAGCCCGCGGTCCCGATCGTGGTCGCGGAGGCCCGCGCCTACACCCACGCTCTGACAGCGGGGTCCCAAGACGTCATTGTGCGAGACGTCTTCGCCGGCCCAGCCACGCCGCGACCCCTAACTACGGTCGAATTCTTCCGAGCGGCACACGCGGCGTTGAAACCCGGGGGGCATTACATCGCCAACGTCGGCGACCGGCATGGGTTGCCCGAGGCCCGCGCCGAGCTCGCGGGCATGCGTGAGGTGTTTGCGCATGTCGCGGCCGTCGCCAAGCAGGATATGCTCGACGGCCGCGCGTATGGCAACATCGTGCTCGCGGGCTCCGACCGCCCGCTTCCACTCGGGGCCAGCAAGCTTATCGACGCCACCCTGCCGCGGCGCGACTAAATCTGAATGCCGAACTGTGCCGCGAACTGCTCAACGGCGGAGCGGATCTGGGGGAAGTTGGCCACGATGGCGCCGATAATGCCGGTCAGCACCGCCGCGACACCAACGCCGATGACGGCCTGTGACGAAGACTCCTCTGCGGGCACATTCGGCTTCTCGTCACTGGGCTTTGCGGTCGCCCCGGAGCGTACGAGCGTGACGTCGTCAACTAGCGAGTCGTCGGCCGAGTCGACGCTGCGGATGTTGAGTTTGTCGTCGCTGACGTTCACCACGGAGTAGTCGGTGGTGTAGTCCTGGTCCCAGAACGCGATGGTCGGCTGGTTCAGCCCGCGCTCGCGCGATTCGGCGAGCGTCATGCCCGGGTACTCCTTGCCGTCGTTGCCCTGGTAGTCGTAGAATTTGCCGCCGCCGGCGGTGTTGAGCGTGAGGTAGAGCGTCTCGCCCTTGTCCTTCGTAAGCACGTCGCCCGGGGCGGCGGGGGCCTCGGGCACCTTCGGGGTCAGGCCGTTCATCAGGTACGAGCGGTTGTGCATGTGGTCGTGGCCGTTGAGAACCAGGTCAACGCCAGCCTCGGAAAAGACCGGGTTGAGCTTGTTGCGCATGCGGACGATGTCACTGGATGTGTAGCGGCCACCGTGGGAGTGGAACGCGAAGTGGTCGAGCACGATGACCCAGTCCTTGTCGCCGCCGTGGGAGGCAACGGTGTCGCGCACGAACTGAGCCTGCTGCTCCAGGCCAGCGTCGTCTTTGTTGTTGGAGTTCAGCGCGATGAACAGAGCGTTGTTCTGCTCGAAGAAGTAGTTGGAGGTGTCGCCCAGCTCGTTCGGCAGGTTCCAATGCTCCTTGAAGTGGCGGGTGCTCAGTTCGGAGGGGTAGGTCTCGTGGTTGCCCGGGATAGCGGCGAAGCGGAAGTTGCGCAGCTGCGGTGCTGAGAAGAAGGCGTTGTACTGGCCGTCGGAGCCGATCAGGTCACCCCACCCCTCGACCTGGTCGCCCAGGGAGAGGAACATCGAGGCGTCGGGGGCGGCAGCGGCGGCGTTGGCTGCGGTCTGGCGCCAGTTCACCGCCTGCTCGGCGACCTTGAGGTCGACGCCGATCTGTGCGTCCGTCACCGCGACGAACTTTCAGTTGTCGTCCCCGTCATCGATAGTGAAGGTCTCGGGCTTGCTCCACCCGCCGTCGTCCGAGCCGATCTGGTACTCGTATGTCACACCCGGGGTGAGGTCGTGAACCTCGGCGAAGAGGGACAGGTACGCGATGGCACCGTAATCGGCCTCACGCGAAGGAACTTGCTGAGCTGCGGTAGGTTCGCTCACCGGGTAGTAGCGCACGAACTCGGCACCGGCGTAGGCGGAGCGCCAAGAGAAGTTGACGCTCTGCGCGTCGGCGCCCACACCGGCCACGGCGCGGTAGATCGGTCCGGAAACGTTGCCCGTAGACGGCGCGGAGGAGTTGGGTGACGAGCTCGACTGGCGTGGGCGACAGGGACGGCGGTGAGGCTAAGCGCCAGCGCGCCAGCGGCAATCTTCTTCAGCATGCGTTCATAACAGCACAAGTCCGTCACTTTTTCTCGCCGAGCACCCGCCGCAGACTGACCGCCGCCTCCCGGCCGGCGCGGTTTGCCCCCACCGTCGACTGCGACGGGCCGAAACCAATGAGATGAACCATCGGTTCCGACGTCGCCGCGGTTCCATTGACGGCCACGCCGCCGCGCTCATTGACCAGACCGAGCGGCGAAAGATGGCTTATCGACGGCCTGAAGCCCGTGCCCCACACCAGCGCGTCGAGCGGGGTCACCGAACCATCGGCCGCCACCACCCCCTCGGGCACGATCGACGTGAACATTTCCCGGCGTCTGAGCACCCCACGCTGGCGAGCCACCACGACATAGTCAGTGCTTGGGTTGAGCCCGGTGTAGGACACCACCGAGCGCGCGGGCTCGCCGCGCACTACGCTTCCCGCCACGCGCTCCTCCACCCCGCGCCCGTCGAAACGCGCACTGAACTCAGGCTCTCGTCGGGTGTACCAGAACGTCTCCGCGTGCCGCGAAATCTCCTCGAGATGCTGCAGCGCTGAAATACCGGCGCCGACAACCCCGACGCGTTGCCCCGCGAATTCCTCCGGGCCCTGGTAATCGCGGGTGTGTATCTGGCGGCCCGCGAAGCTGCCCTGTCCTGGATAGTCCGCGCGCAGCGGATTGTCCCAGGTTCCGGTTGCGTTGATTACCGCGCGGGCGCGTACACGGCCCGCGGTGCTGTCCACCAGGAACTCCCCGCCGCTTTTGCGCACGGTGAGAACTCTCACCGGACGCAGGATATTCAGAAACATGCGCCGCTCGAAGTCCGCGAAATAGGCGGGGACCGCGGTGGAAGCTTTCTCCTCCGCGGCGAGAGACGGGGCACGGAAAGCGGAAGTCCGAAAATGCTGTTCAGGCTCTCGACGGTAAGCGTGTCCCAGCTCTGCAGCCACGCTCCACCCGGCGCGGTCGAGGCATCGAGGGTGAGGTGGTCCACGCCACGGCGCTTCAGGTGGAAAGTGGCGGACAACCCAGCCTGCCCGGCGCCGATGACGACGACATCGGCGGCCAGCTCCCCGAATCTCATGGCGCTACGTCGTCGCGTCCTCGAAGCGCAGGGTGTCCAAGAACGCGTCGAAGTCGTCGTACAGCTCACCCGCGTTGCGCGTCTGAGCCGACATGACAACGCACAGCACGTGTTCCTCTCCCGCGCTACCCGCATCATCGGGAAGCCGGTAGAAGACCTGGTACTGCGTCAGCTCGAGCGCGCCGTGCGGGGAAGCGACGGCGAAGCTCAGTGTCTGGCGGCCGACAGTGCCGTCGTCGTTGATCGCCTCCTCACCCACGCTCAGGTTCTCGGAGCTCGAGGCGGTGGAGTTGGCGGAACTTGCCATCACTTCGGCCAGCGGCGTGCCCGCCCCGACGCCGATCGTGGTGGCGCCGATGTTGGGGCGGAACGCCGGGAAGTCTCCGGCTCGCGCAACGATGAAGTCGTAACCGGACGGGGCCTCACCGATGAACCAGTCGTCGTTGGGGAGATCGAAGCGGTAACGGGTACCCACGCCCCCCATTCTAAAGCACGAGCTCGGCGCCGAGGCCGGGTTGGTAAAAGGCGGCCCGTTGCGCAGTAATCGACGTAAGGTGCGGGCTGGTCGCTTCCGCCAGCGCTTCGATGTACCCGGGAACGATCGCTTTCGGGATGCGCAACCCCATCGTCAGGTGCGGGATCCACCTCGGACCGCGCCCGTCGGGGTTCATCGCGCTCACCCGGCGAGCCGCGACCTCCAGCTCGTCAGAGGCCTCAAGCAGCCAGGCCACCGTTTGCTTGCTCTTGGTGCCGAACACCACGGTGCCCACCCGCTCCATCCGCGCGGGCAGCAACGGCGGCAGTACCACCGCGGCTTCCCCCACCACCCGCCGGTCCATCGTCGGAGCGAATGTCACGCTCACGTGCGGGCGCTGACTCTGCTCCGGGAAACCGCGGCGCGCCAACTCGGTGTAGATTGCGCGCACTTGGCTCTCCTGCTCGCGCGGCAACCGCAGCAGGATGTTCTCGGGCGACACGCTCACATCTCCCAGCGAACGTCGGCCGGTTCCTTGTCCTCGCGCCAGCCGCGCCACGACGCCTGCCTCAGGCTGCCGCCACCGGTTTTGCCAGCCACCTGCACCTCGGCCACGAACTTCGGCGTGACCCACCACGCGTCCTTCGCGTCCGAATCCGGCACTTCAATTGGCGGGGTTTTGCGCTCAGCTGCGCGCAACTTTTTCTCGATGTCTCTCAACTGCGCGGCGCTGAAACCGGTGCCCACCCGCCCGGCATAGGTCAACTCACCGTCGGCGTTGGGCACCGCCACGAGCAGCGACGATACTGCGCGCTTGCCGGTCCTCACGCCCACGACAACCACCTCCTGATGCAGCTGTGTCTTCAGCTTCAGCCAGGCTCTCGAGCGCTCGCCCGGGGTGTACACCGAGTCCGCCCGCTTCGCCATCACCCCCTCCAGGCCGAGCGTGCGGCTCGCCTGCTCCGCCGTTTCGAAGGAACCGGTAAACCTCGGCGGGATCGCCACATGCTCTGTCTCCTCCAATGCCTCCATAGCTTCTCGACGCCCCGTGTACGCCTCCCCCACCATCGAGCGCCCTCCGACCTCCAGCACGTCGAACGCCATGTAGCGCAGCTCCGCGTCGGACCCTTCCCGGTCCGCTGCGTGCAGCAGCGAGAAGTTGGGGCGCCCCTGCTCATCAAGGGCGACAAGCTCGCCGTCCAACACGCCGTCGCCGCCAAGCACCTCGGCGATTTCATTGGCGTGGGGGAACAGGTGGGTGTAGTCCTTGCCCGCCCTGCTGCGCAGCGTGACCTTGCCCCCGTCCACGAACGCGAGGATGCGGTAGCCGTCCCATTTCATCTCGAACTCGTAGCGCACCCCGTCCTTCTCGCCCAGTGTCAAATCCCCCGCGCTACCCATTGTCGCGAGCATGGGCGTCAGCGACTTTGGCTGCGAACTAGGCTGCTTTGCCATCAGCTTCATCAGCCAGTTCTTCCCGTTGGTGTGGATGAGCGCGTAGCGGCGGGGCCCGCCACTGCCGCGGAACACGGCGATGACCTCCTCCCCCTCGCGCCACTTCTCAATCTCCACGGTGCCCGAATCCCAGATGCTCATCTCGCCGGCGCCGTACTCTCCCTTGGCAATCGTGCCTTCGAAGGTGGCGTACTCGACCGGGTGATCTTCGGTCTGCACCGCCAACCGGTTCTCCTTCGGGTCCTCTGGCGGCCCCTTCGGCACAGCCCAGGACACCAGCACACCCTCGTGCTCGATGCGCACGTCCCAGTGCAGGCGGCGCGCGTGGTGCTCCTGGATGACAAAGATCGGCTCCCCGTCGCGTAGCATCGGTGCCTCCTGCGGGACCGGCTCCGCGGTCTTGCGCGGGTCGCGCATGGAGCGGTAGGTGGCCAGCCTGTCGACGACCGGCGCGCCCAGCGGCGCCATCGGGTCAATGCCGTCCTCCACACGCGCGAGGACTTCCTCGAAGTCCAGGTGCTTAAGAGCAGGGTCCTCGATTTCCTCCCACGTCCTCGGCGCCGCCACCATGGGCCGCTCGCGCCCGCGCAGGGAGTACGGCGCCACCGTCGTCTTCGACCCATTGTTCTGGCTCCAATCCAGAAACACCTTGCCCTCGCGCGAAGTTTTCTTCATCACCGACGTCACCCTGTCCGGGTAGTCCTCTTCCAATCCGCGGGCCAACGCCTTCGCCACCTTGGACACGGTGTCGGAGTCGTAAGTGCCGTCCAGCGCGGCGTAGAGGTGGATGCCCTTCGACCCAGACGTCACCGGCACGCACTCCATGCCCATGCCGTCGAGGATCTCCCGGCACCACAGCGCCACCTGCGCCGTCTGCGCCATGGTCACACCCGGCCCGGGGTCCAAATCCAGCACCATCCTGTCGGGGTTGGCGTGCGAGCCGTCCGGCGCGAAGCGCCACTGCGGGGTGTGCAGCTCCAAGGCGGCGACTTGGGCGAACCAGGCGAGGGTGGAGGGGGCGTCGACAAGCGGGTACCTATTCACCGAGGTCGAGTGCTCGATCTCGCCGACGGTGACCCACTCCGGCGCCGAATCCTCGAGGTCCTTGCGGAAGAAGCTCTCCCCCTCTACCCCGTCCGGCCAGCGCTTGCGGGTCACCGGGCGCCGCGTGACCTGGGGGATCATAACCTCAGCGACGGAGAGGTAGTAGTGCATCACGTCCGCCTTCGTCGTGCCGGTGGACGGGTAGAGCACCTTGTTCAGGCTCGTGACGTTGAGGCTGCGGCCGTCGACCTGGAACTTCACGCGCCCTCCTTGCGCTCGTGATAATGGATAAGCTTCATCCTATGCGCGCGATTTGGACAGGCTCCATCACATTCGGTCTCGTCAACGTCCCCGTCAAGGCCTACGGGGCGACCGAGGACCACGACATCTCCTTCCACCAGGTCCACGACAAAGACGGTGGGCGGATCCGCTACCAGCGCCGTTGCGAGGTCTGCGGTGAGGAAGTCGAGTACAAGCACATCGACAAGGCCTACGAGGAGGACGGCGACACCGTCGTGCTGGACAAGGAGGATTTCAACGCGCTTCCGGAGGCCGAGAACAACGAGATCGAGGTGGTCCAGTTCGTGCCGAACGACCAGATCGACCCGATCCTGCTGGAAAAGTCCTACTACCTCGAGCCGGAGGGCAAGACCCCGAAGTCGTACCTGCTGCTGCGCGAGACCCTGAAGAAGACCGACCGCACCGCCGTTGTCCAATTCGCGCTTCGCCAGAAGACGCGCCTCGGGGTGCTGCGCGTCAGCGGCAAGGTGCTCATCCTCCAGGGCATGATCTGGCCCGACGAGCTTCGTGCCGTCGACTTCGCCGGCACTAAATCTCGCGCCAAGATCTCCGACAAGGAGCTCGACCTTTCAGCCCAGCTCGTCGAGTCTTACGCCTCCGACTTCACCCCGCAGGAGTTCGAGGACGACTACCAGATCGAGCTGCGCAAGCTTATCGACGCCAAACTTGCCCAGGGAGACACCCTCGACACCGAAGCGACCTTCGGTCAGAAGCCGTCCGACGAGGAAGAAGACGCCGACGTGGTCGACCTCATGGAGGCACTCAAGGCGTCGCTGGACCGCAAGCGGGGCGGCAAAAAGAAGGGCGCGTAGGAGCGCCGACCGATACTATCCTTGAGTGTGACGCACACGCCTTCGTCCGCGCCCCGCAACCGGATGGCCGAACTGTGGGACCAGGTCGCCGACTCCCCCATCAAGCGCGGGGCGTTTTCCGCCTTCTACTGGTTCGAGGCGCCATATTTCCGCACAGTGATGCCCCGGATACAAGAGCTGGTACCCGGGAGCCACTGCACATTGCGTATTGCCAAGTGGTGGGGCGTGAACAACCACATCGGCACCTTCCACGTGATCGCCGCGCTCAACGGCGCCGAGGCCGCCATGGGCCTGTTGTGCGAGGCCTCGCTTCCCGACACGCACCGATGGATCCCGCGCGGCATGCGCGCGGAATACCCCAGCAAATCCACCGGCGGGCTCACGGTGACCGCCTCCGCCCAGTGGCCCGACTTCGACCTCATCACCCGCGAGACCGGCGGCGAGCTGGTCACCGTCTCGTGCACGCTTATCGACGACGCCGGCAACGAGCCCGTCATCGCCGAGATCGACGTGTGGGTTAGTTCCCGGTGAGCTTCTTGAGGCGGTTGATCTGCTCCGAGGCCTGGGCCTTGGTCAGGTTCGCCGGGATCTGCTCGCCGGCCTGCCTGGCCAGCGTGTCCAGGTAGGACTTTTGCGCCTCGGTCATCGGCTCATCGCCGCTGACCCATTCGGAGGGGTCTTTTTCCAGGTTCGGGTCCTGCGCGTCGCCGGTGGCCCCGAGCATCTCGGGCTGGTTATTCGGATCAGTCATGTTTACATGTTACGCGCTGGCAAGCCTAGATCGCGCAGGTCTCGCAGGCGTCGGGTGAGATGATTCCCGCCTTCTGGCCGTGGCGGTAGATCCAACAGCCGGCGCAGAAGCCCAAGAACGCCTCCGCCGAGGCCGCCGCGACGAGCATCAAGAGCGTGACCTGGCCGGCGACGGTGTGCCCGGTCGCCGCGAACATCAGGGCGACGAGGGAGAAGGCAACTCCGATCCCCTGGGCGAATTGCTTCGGCGCGCCCGAGACGATGTGGGGGTCGCCGAAGGCGGCGCCGGCCAGGTAGCGGACGGAGAGCTGGCCGAAGAGGGAGTACTTCGGGCCGGCGTACAAACGCAGGGCGAACCCTGCAAAAAGCAGCGCGTTCAGCGCCAGCGCCACGAGCGCCGGCGCGACGAACCACGCCACAATGGTGGTCAGTGCGAGCGCGACGACGAGCGCGGCCGTCGTGCGCGAGGCGTATTCATTAACACGTTCAGGGAATTCTCCAAAGGGCATGGACCACACTTTAGACAGTCCAGTCTAAAAAATAAACCCCTTTACAGACCGATTGTTCTATGGCTGGCCTACAGCTCCGGGACGTAGGGCTTCTGGTCCGCGACGGCGCGGCGCACCATGTCCCGGTGCGACGGGCCCGAGTGCGTCACCACCTCGACATCGCAGCCCGGCACCAACGCGAGCCTGCGCGCGGCCACGCTGATCTGGCGGTAATCAATAATGTCGTCGTCTTTGCTGATAAAGATCGTCACCGGTTGAACCGGGCGCATGTTCACCATCGAGTTGGAGGAGAAGTGCTCCAGCAGCGCCTCAACGTCCGGCCGGTCCTTAAAGATCTCCTCCCAGGAGATCGAGCTGACCTCCTTGAACGTGGTCAGGCACTCGCTGGAGGCCAGCCGCATTGGCTCCTTGCCGCGGTCGTTGAAGAGATCGTCCGGCAGAATCGCCGAATTGAAATTCGCCGCGCCCTGCACCGCGTATGCGACGTAGGTGAGATGTTCGGCGTCGATCGTTCCGATTACTTTTTTCACGAGCAGCGAGTTCACGGAGGGGACGGGGGTCTTCGGGACGTAGCTGTCGCCGGGGGCGATCGCCAGCGTCCTGCGCAGTCCCGACGGCACGTCATCGGCCGACGCGGCGGCCACGGCGGCGAAGCCTCCCTGGCTCCACCCGGTGTTGTACCAGGTTTCCCCGAACGAGAACTCCCCGCGCGTCGCCCGGACCATCTCATTGACTGCCGAGGCCAGCGAGTGGCGGTCCGTGTAGGTGCCGCTGCCCACCGTGCCCAGACCCTCGTAATCGGGCTGGATCACCGCGAAGCCCTTGTCCAGCCAGGGTTGCAGGTAGTCGCGCGCCGCCAGCACGAGCGTCTCCTCGTCCGGGTGGGTGTCCAGCGCCGTCGAGGGGGCGGCGCGCTTACTCAGGCCCGTCGTGCCGTGCGCCCAGCTGAGCACCGGCCACCCGCCCTCGGGCGCGTCTCCGCGCGGGAGGGTGACCAACCCGGTCGCGGCGATCGGCTCGCCGTGCGCGTTGCGGGAGCCATACCGGACGAGGAACGTGGCCGAGCCGCCCGGGGCGGAGATGATCCGGTCGCTGTCCAGCTGTTCTTTCTCCAGCACCGTTCCCACGGCGGATTCGGGAATGGCGAGCTCGCGGGCGGCGGCGCTCGTGGTGCCGGCTCCGCGCCGGAGAGAACGTGCGTTGTGTCGCGAACGGTACGCGGTGTACGCGAGCGCGGCGGCCGCCGCCGCGCCCAGGACAGTCAGTCTCGTGTCAACCATGACACCGAGCCTAACCGCGTCCGGGCAGGCCCCTAGACGTTGAACTTGAACTCGACGGTATGTAGTTGCAAAGTTACTTTCTCGTTAGCCTGCAACAATCAGAAAACAGTAATTGCGTCAGTACACAGAGAACATATGGGCGCATGGAAACACGTAAAGCTTTTGCGGGATGGCGTGGACGTCAACGTGAAGATTCTGGAGAACCTCGCCGCCCACGTCGCTCCCGCGTTGGGTGGCAGCCGAACCACAAAGGATCAGTCATCTGCTACCCCATCGACTAATTCCTGCAGGTCGCAGGACCTTCGCGTAACCGTCAGTTCAGTGCATGTTGAATAGTTCAGTGAATACTGTATAGTTCAGCACATGCTGACTATTGCTTCACGCCTCGACGTCATGAACCGGCTCGGCCGGGCTATGGCCGATCCGACGCGCTCCCGAATCCTGATGACCCTACTCGACGGCCCGAGCTACCCAGCCGTGCTTGCGCGCGACCTTGACCTGACCCGTTCGAACGTCTCGAACCACCTGACCTGCTTGCGCGACTGCGGCATCATCGTCGCCGAGCCAGAGGGCCGCAAAACTCGCTACGAAATCGCCGATCCGCACCTCGCGGCAGCGCTCGACGCGCTGGTGAACGCAACGTTGGCTGTCGACGAAAACGCCCCGTGCATCGACCCTGAGTGCTCGGTGCCCGGCTGCGGTGAAAAGGGGCGGACGCATGAGCTCGGCGTGTGGATGCGAACACGAAACCGCCACGGAGATTGAAGAGCTCGATCGGCCATGGTGGAAGGACCCCGAGTTGCTACTGCCGATCTTCTCCGGCGTAGCCCTCTGCATAGGCCTGGCGCTGGACTGGTCCGGGCTGGAGACACCCGCGACGATACTGTTCTGGGTCGGTCTGCTGCTAGGCGCATACACGTTCGCGCCCAGCGCAATACGGAGCCTTGTCACGAAGCGCAAGCTCGGCATTGGTTTGCTGATGACGATCAGCGCGGTCGGCGCGGTGATCCTCGGCTTCGTCGGAGAGGCCGCGGCGCTAGCGTTCCTGTACTCGATCGCTGAGGCGCTGGAGGACAAGGCAATGGACCGGGCCCAGGGCGGACTGCGGGCACTGTTGAAGTTGGTGCCGCAGACCGCAACGGTGCTGCGCGACGGCACGGCGGTCGAGGTCGTAGCGAAAGACCTCGTGGTTGGCGAGCTGATGCTCGTGCGCCCCGGGGAGCGGATCGCCACGGACGGCATCATTCGTTCCGGACGCTCCAGCCTTGACACCTCAGCGATCACCGGAGAATCCATTCCAGAGGAGGTCGCGCCCGGCGACGAGGTGCCCGCGGGAGCGATCAACTCCGCCGGTGTGCTGGAGGTCGAGACGACCGCAGCTGGAGCGGACAACTCACTGACCACACTCGTGGACCTGGTCGAGCAGGCGCAGGCGGAAAAGGGCGACCGCGCCCGGATCGCCGACCGGATTGCCCGACCCTTAGTGCCCGGGGTGATGATCCTGGCGGTGCTGGTCGGCGTGATCGGCTCGCTGCTGGGCGACCCCGAGACGTGGATCACCCGTGCACTGGTGGTCCTGGTTGCAGCGTCGCCGTGCGCGCTGGCAATCTCCGTGCCGCTGACGGTCGTGGCCGCGATCGGCGCAGCCAGCCAGTTTGGCGTGGTCATCAAGTCCGGAGCGGCGTTCGAGCGGCTCGGCGGCATCCGTCACCTGGCGGTGGACAAGACTGGAACCCTCACCCGCAACCAGCCCGAGGTTACCGGCGTGGTCCCGGCAGACGGATTCAATCGGGCGCAAGTGCTTGCTTTTGCGGCGGCAGTTGAGCAGCAATCGACGCACCCCCTCGCCGCGGCGATCGCGGCGGCGGGGCCCGAAGCGCCCGCTGCCCTGGACATCAGCGAGGAATCCGGGCATGGCATCAGTGGCACCGTCGAAGGTCGACGGGTGCTGGTGGGCAGCCCCCGATGGATCGACGCCGGGCCACTGAAGGCCGATGTTGAGCGCATGGAGTCCGAGGGGCAGACCTGCGTCCTGGTCGCCGTCGATGACGCCCTTGCCGGGGCGATCGGGGTCCGCGACGAGCTGCGGCCCGAGGTGCCCGAAGCCGTGCAGACCCTGCACGCCAACGACGTGGAAGTGAGCATGCTCACCGGTGACAACACTCGCACCGCCCGGGCACTG
Above is a window of Corynebacterium sanguinis DNA encoding:
- a CDS encoding 2'-5' RNA ligase, which codes for MSPENILLRLPREQESQVRAIYTELARRGFPEQSQRPHVSVTFAPTMDRRVVGEAAVVLPPLLPARMERVGTVVFGTKSKQTVAWLLEASDELEVAARRVSAMNPDGRGPRWIPHLTMGLRIPKAIVPGYIEALAEATSPHLTSITAQRAAFYQPGLGAELVL
- a CDS encoding DUF3072 domain-containing protein encodes the protein MTDPNNQPEMLGATGDAQDPNLEKDPSEWVSGDEPMTEAQKSYLDTLARQAGEQIPANLTKAQASEQINRLKKLTGN
- a CDS encoding ABC transporter ATP-binding protein — translated: MLEIRDVRKTFFAGTANERVALKGVNLTLAEGDFVTVIGSNGAGKSTLLNIVAGRLSPDAGSVLIDARDVTSQKEHSRAKLIGRVFQDPLAGTAPNLTIEENLSLAYLRGKRRGLGRCLTQSRRSFFRERLATLELGLENRLEHKVGLLSGGQRQALSLLMAGFTNPKVMLLDEHTAALDPERSDLVTNLTHSIVEEGGMTTLMVTHNMEQAIRVGNRLIMMHEGDIVWEASGTEKQKLTVRDLIAQFAAVKGATLSDKAFLG
- a CDS encoding hotdog fold domain-containing protein; the encoded protein is MAELWDQVADSPIKRGAFSAFYWFEAPYFRTVMPRIQELVPGSHCTLRIAKWWGVNNHIGTFHVIAALNGAEAAMGLLCEASLPDTHRWIPRGMRAEYPSKSTGGLTVTASAQWPDFDLITRETGGELVTVSCTLIDDAGNEPVIAEIDVWVSSR
- a CDS encoding fibronectin type III domain-containing protein, with translation MAGVGADAQSVNFSWRSAYAGAEFVRYYPVSEPTAAQQVPSREADYGAIAYLSLFAEVHDLTPGVTYEYQIGSDDGGWSKPETFTIDDGDDN
- a CDS encoding metallophosphoesterase family protein, which codes for MTDAQIGVDLKVAEQAVNWRQTAANAAAAAPDASMFLSLGDQVEGWGDLIGSDGQYNAFFSAPQLRNFRFAAIPGNHETYPSELSTRHFKEHWNLPNELGDTSNYFFEQNNALFIALNSNNKDDAGLEQQAQFVRDTVASHGGDKDWVIVLDHFAFHSHGGRYTSSDIVRMRNKLNPVFSEAGVDLVLNGHDHMHNRSYLMNGLTPKVPEAPAAPGDVLTKDKGETLYLTLNTAGGGKFYDYQGNDGKEYPGMTLAESRERGLNQPTIAFWDQDYTTDYSVVNVSDDKLNIRSVDSADDSLVDDVTLVRSGATAKPSDEKPNVPAEESSSQAVIGVGVAAVLTGIIGAIVANFPQIRSAVEQFAAQFGIQI
- a CDS encoding Ku protein, with amino-acid sequence MRAIWTGSITFGLVNVPVKAYGATEDHDISFHQVHDKDGGRIRYQRRCEVCGEEVEYKHIDKAYEEDGDTVVLDKEDFNALPEAENNEIEVVQFVPNDQIDPILLEKSYYLEPEGKTPKSYLLLRETLKKTDRTAVVQFALRQKTRLGVLRVSGKVLILQGMIWPDELRAVDFAGTKSRAKISDKELDLSAQLVESYASDFTPQEFEDDYQIELRKLIDAKLAQGDTLDTEATFGQKPSDEEEDADVVDLMEALKASLDRKRGGKKKGA
- a CDS encoding spermidine synthase; protein product: MPKKRIEGTYPIDTGTASIIEDPLRDGGFTLEVNDVPSSYIVLGAPEVLTYDYMEWIADVVAEAGDGSSFTSTHLGAAACVLPSYFHQRWGGEHTAVEVDGALADLVRWAFEPAVPIVVAEARAYTHALTAGSQDVIVRDVFAGPATPRPLTTVEFFRAAHAALKPGGHYIANVGDRHGLPEARAELAGMREVFAHVAAVAKQDMLDGRAYGNIVLAGSDRPLPLGASKLIDATLPRRD
- a CDS encoding DUF4395 domain-containing protein is translated as MPFGEFPERVNEYASRTTAALVVALALTTIVAWFVAPALVALALNALLFAGFALRLYAGPKYSLFGQLSVRYLAGAAFGDPHIVSGAPKQFAQGIGVAFSLVALMFAATGHTVAGQVTLLMLVAAASAEAFLGFCAGCWIYRHGQKAGIISPDACETCAI
- a CDS encoding ATP-dependent DNA ligase; this encodes MKFQVDGRSLNVTSLNKVLYPSTGTTKADVMHYYLSVAEVMIPQVTRRPVTRKRWPDGVEGESFFRKDLEDSAPEWVTVGEIEHSTSVNRYPLVDAPSTLAWFAQVAALELHTPQWRFAPDGSHANPDRMVLDLDPGPGVTMAQTAQVALWCREILDGMGMECVPVTSGSKGIHLYAALDGTYDSDTVSKVAKALARGLEEDYPDRVTSVMKKTSREGKVFLDWSQNNGSKTTVAPYSLRGRERPMVAAPRTWEEIEDPALKHLDFEEVLARVEDGIDPMAPLGAPVVDRLATYRSMRDPRKTAEPVPQEAPMLRDGEPIFVIQEHHARRLHWDVRIEHEGVLVSWAVPKGPPEDPKENRLAVQTEDHPVEYATFEGTIAKGEYGAGEMSIWDSGTVEIEKWREGEEVIAVFRGSGGPRRYALIHTNGKNWLMKLMAKQPSSQPKSLTPMLATMGSAGDLTLGEKDGVRYEFEMKWDGYRILAFVDGGKVTLRSRAGKDYTHLFPHANEIAEVLGGDGVLDGELVALDEQGRPNFSLLHAADREGSDAELRYMAFDVLEVGGRSMVGEAYTGRREAMEALEETEHVAIPPRFTGSFETAEQASRTLGLEGVMAKRADSVYTPGERSRAWLKLKTQLHQEVVVVGVRTGKRAVSSLLVAVPNADGELTYAGRVGTGFSAAQLRDIEKKLRAAERKTPPIEVPDSDAKDAWWVTPKFVAEVQVAGKTGGGSLRQASWRGWREDKEPADVRWEM